In Flavivirga abyssicola, the following are encoded in one genomic region:
- a CDS encoding efflux RND transporter permease subunit — protein sequence MNSDREIISSFTKIIIFVLLGIIGIFCIKLLSIRLKPKQNIPVITISFTFPDANPRILENTVTNKIEQALSTLPGLINISSSSSKSQGKVKLEFTDKVNLDKSVLYVSSKLRQIYSNLPKEVSYPIIKRHGIDNESSETLITLSLNSEKSTKTLYEKATEFIKPRIAKIKGINKVELVGVPKYKYVILYDGIKVTNHNINIQTIKRAIIFSLKNENVGVTMYNGNEVSVEINCDLSESIEDKILKTPIRTENNTIIYLRDIVTIKLEKQNVQGYKRFNGNNAISINIESEKDKNQLYLIKEINQVINKMNASFYEEGMVINTLYDATLKLKEELIKITYRVIFSIIILFLFVILISRNFRYVFLIFISLLLNLLIAVIFYYIFSLDLHLYSFAGLTISLGIIIDNSIIMIDHLLHHKNRKVFISIFAATLTTIGSLSIIFFIKKEYQFYLYDFSFVIIVNLITSLFIALFLIPSLSEKLKFSSRIKKINYKRKRKIIYFNKLYYDVLKVFLKRKKYVFIFFVLLFGLPLFLLPKEVNGNSALDKNINSILKSSFYKNKISPAFKYLGGSLHSFIKITEKRSFINSPKRMSLKISLFNPEGATIEQLDNAISIFEDFLKKNNGIEMFHSEIYDVNNGSIKIFFKEEFENGDAPFRLKGKLESIAIQIGGIDSSISGVGQPFSNCANLVSDATIKMKGYNLDQLLVFSSFVKNEILLKHPSINNVKINSEKSWILRDKYEYALNFRKNNTAPKLGISTSELLNEVKWNSGNEAEIFTFNTIPIVLVGRENLLTNCGLKNQVMKLDSTNYSLDQIINIEKQNIFNNVVRKNNEYEIFLDYSFAGTYDYSKIVLKDLVQKINVRLPVGYRSMHPDDDYVNEKDSLLILKISLIILFIIYFICAILFESLSQPISVILTIPTSYIGVFLTFSMFDIPFDQGGLASFIMLSGIVVNSSIYIINQYNNRNIPSLSGYLKAFNSKIIPILLTIFSTILGLLPFVIVKGNDFFWTSFAYGNIGGLLFSVIVILFVLPLTLKLKP from the coding sequence ATGAATTCGGATCGTGAAATAATATCTTCGTTTACAAAAATTATAATTTTTGTGTTACTAGGAATTATAGGAATTTTCTGTATAAAATTATTGTCCATTAGATTAAAACCAAAACAAAATATTCCAGTAATTACAATAAGTTTTACTTTTCCTGATGCAAATCCAAGAATATTAGAAAATACTGTTACTAATAAAATTGAGCAAGCATTATCTACTTTACCAGGATTAATAAATATTAGTTCTTCATCTTCTAAAAGCCAAGGAAAGGTTAAACTAGAGTTTACAGATAAAGTTAATCTCGATAAAAGTGTCTTATATGTTTCTTCTAAACTAAGACAGATATATTCAAACCTTCCTAAAGAAGTGTCATATCCTATTATTAAAAGGCATGGAATTGATAATGAAAGCTCAGAGACACTAATTACACTGTCTTTAAATAGTGAAAAATCAACAAAAACTCTTTATGAGAAAGCTACAGAATTTATAAAACCAAGAATAGCCAAAATTAAAGGCATCAATAAAGTTGAGCTGGTAGGAGTTCCTAAATACAAATATGTAATATTATATGATGGCATAAAAGTTACAAACCATAATATAAATATACAAACAATTAAGAGGGCAATAATTTTTTCATTAAAGAATGAAAATGTTGGTGTTACAATGTATAATGGAAATGAAGTATCTGTAGAGATTAACTGTGATCTAAGTGAATCTATTGAAGATAAAATTTTAAAAACACCAATACGCACTGAAAATAATACTATTATTTATTTAAGAGATATTGTAACAATTAAATTAGAAAAGCAGAATGTACAGGGTTACAAAAGGTTTAATGGTAATAATGCTATTTCTATTAATATTGAATCTGAAAAAGATAAAAACCAACTTTATCTTATAAAAGAAATAAACCAAGTTATTAATAAGATGAATGCTTCTTTTTATGAAGAAGGAATGGTAATTAATACATTGTATGATGCCACTTTGAAATTAAAGGAGGAACTTATAAAAATAACATATAGAGTCATTTTTTCAATAATAATCTTATTTCTGTTTGTAATCCTGATTAGTAGAAACTTTAGATATGTTTTTCTTATTTTTATCTCTTTACTGCTAAATCTTTTAATAGCTGTAATCTTTTATTATATATTCTCATTAGACTTACACCTGTACTCTTTTGCAGGCTTAACAATTTCTTTAGGAATTATTATAGATAACTCTATCATAATGATAGATCATTTATTACATCATAAGAATAGAAAAGTATTCATTTCAATTTTTGCAGCTACACTTACCACTATAGGTTCACTATCTATAATCTTCTTTATAAAGAAAGAATATCAGTTTTATTTGTATGATTTTTCTTTCGTAATTATTGTTAATTTAATAACATCACTTTTTATTGCTTTATTCCTAATACCTTCACTTAGTGAAAAATTGAAATTTTCAAGTAGAATAAAAAAAATAAATTACAAAAGAAAAAGGAAAATAATATACTTTAATAAGCTTTATTATGATGTGTTAAAAGTGTTTCTGAAAAGGAAAAAATATGTATTTATATTTTTTGTATTATTATTTGGCTTACCTCTGTTTCTGCTTCCAAAAGAGGTCAATGGAAATTCTGCGTTGGATAAAAATATCAATAGTATACTCAAAAGTAGCTTTTATAAAAACAAAATTTCTCCTGCTTTTAAATATTTAGGAGGCTCATTACATTCTTTTATAAAGATTACAGAGAAGAGATCATTTATTAATAGCCCTAAGCGTATGTCATTGAAGATTAGTCTCTTCAACCCTGAAGGAGCGACAATAGAGCAATTAGATAATGCAATATCAATTTTTGAAGACTTCTTAAAAAAAAATAATGGAATAGAAATGTTTCATTCAGAAATTTATGATGTGAATAATGGATCAATAAAAATCTTCTTTAAGGAAGAGTTTGAAAATGGGGATGCTCCATTTAGGTTGAAAGGTAAGTTAGAGTCAATAGCAATACAAATTGGTGGTATTGATTCATCTATATCTGGTGTTGGACAACCATTTAGTAATTGTGCTAATTTAGTATCCGATGCTACAATTAAAATGAAAGGATATAATCTAGATCAACTATTAGTCTTTTCCTCTTTTGTGAAAAACGAAATACTACTAAAGCACCCTAGTATAAATAACGTAAAAATAAATAGTGAAAAATCTTGGATATTAAGAGATAAGTATGAATATGCTTTAAATTTTCGAAAAAATAATACAGCACCTAAATTAGGTATAAGTACTTCAGAGTTATTGAATGAGGTAAAATGGAATTCAGGTAATGAAGCCGAAATATTTACATTTAATACTATTCCAATTGTATTAGTAGGAAGAGAAAATCTTTTGACGAATTGTGGCTTAAAAAATCAGGTAATGAAGTTAGATTCTACAAATTATTCGTTAGATCAAATCATAAATATAGAAAAGCAAAATATTTTCAATAATGTAGTTAGGAAGAATAATGAATATGAAATATTTCTTGATTATAGTTTTGCCGGAACTTATGATTATAGTAAAATTGTGCTTAAAGATTTAGTCCAAAAAATAAATGTGCGACTTCCTGTTGGATACAGGTCTATGCATCCAGATGATGATTATGTAAATGAAAAAGACAGCCTATTAATATTAAAAATTTCGTTAATAATATTATTTATAATTTATTTTATTTGTGCGATATTATTTGAATCGTTGTCGCAGCCCATTTCTGTTATTTTAACAATTCCAACTTCATATATAGGTGTCTTCCTAACATTTAGTATGTTTGATATTCCTTTTGATCAAGGTGGGTTAGCTTCTTTTATAATGCTAAGCGGGATTGTTGTTAATTCATCGATATATATCATAAATCAATATAATAATAGAAATATACCAAGTTTGTCTGGATATTTAAAAGCTTTTAACTCTAAAATCATTCCTATTTTACTTACTATTTTTTCAACTATTTTAGGATTGCTTCCTTTTGTAATTGTTAAAGGGAATGATTTCTTTTGGACATCTTTTGCCTATGGAAATATTGGGGGGCTCTTATTTTCTGTTATTGTTATATTATTTGTTTTGCCGTTAACTTTAAAATTAAAACCATAA
- a CDS encoding BF3164 family lipoprotein, which translates to MFKTKILIALLIFSSLQSCNTENTKWYKINKVTEPLKINKDKNWNCEVKNIANPAKLKIKDSLLYIQDSKSDKFIHVFNLDSNEKIVSIGIKGKGPGEILSPYGSLGIYNNKLWVFGATLNKYLGFNTDSILKKNYKPIQSELFFTSKSFFYEVGWLSNNVIVGLNFSEEEKRLTFYDINKKTEIHSGSIPPKLSQEIPTSIHKQSLMGTLKIKPDRSKIVIGSLYSDLIEIFDESGNDIIKTKTELDFLPKYELSDNNGHIVMGQGGDTRFGYIDVSVTNENIYALFSGNTRNDSSFAYGKLIHVFNWEGELIDVMELENDSISIEINSDNSELYVIEFTTIPKISKYTL; encoded by the coding sequence ATGTTTAAAACAAAAATATTAATTGCATTATTAATCTTTAGTAGTTTGCAATCATGTAATACTGAAAATACCAAATGGTATAAAATAAATAAAGTCACTGAGCCATTAAAAATAAATAAAGATAAAAATTGGAATTGTGAAGTAAAAAATATAGCAAACCCAGCAAAACTTAAAATTAAAGATTCTTTACTATACATTCAAGATAGTAAATCGGATAAATTTATTCATGTATTTAATCTAGATTCTAATGAAAAAATTGTTAGCATAGGGATTAAAGGCAAAGGACCGGGTGAAATTTTGTCTCCTTATGGATCCCTAGGTATTTATAATAACAAGTTATGGGTTTTTGGTGCTACATTAAATAAATACTTAGGTTTTAATACAGATAGCATATTGAAAAAAAATTATAAGCCTATCCAAAGTGAGTTATTCTTCACTTCAAAATCTTTTTTTTATGAAGTTGGTTGGTTAAGCAATAATGTTATTGTTGGTCTAAACTTTTCAGAGGAAGAAAAAAGGTTAACTTTTTACGATATAAATAAAAAAACAGAAATTCATAGTGGTTCGATACCACCTAAACTTAGTCAAGAAATACCAACATCAATACATAAACAATCCCTAATGGGTACCCTAAAAATTAAGCCAGATAGGAGTAAAATAGTTATTGGAAGTCTTTACAGCGATTTAATAGAAATTTTTGATGAGTCAGGAAATGATATAATTAAAACAAAAACTGAACTTGATTTTTTACCAAAATATGAACTATCTGATAATAATGGGCATATTGTAATGGGGCAGGGAGGAGATACGAGATTTGGGTATATTGATGTTAGTGTTACAAACGAAAACATATATGCACTTTTTTCAGGTAATACAAGAAATGACAGCTCTTTCGCATATGGTAAATTAATTCATGTTTTTAATTGGGAAGGAGAATTGATTGATGTTATGGAATTAGAAAACGACTCAATTTCTATCGAGATTAATTCTGACAATTCTGAGCTATATGTAATAGAGTTTACTACAATTCCTAAAATATCCAAGTATACCCTTTGA
- a CDS encoding efflux RND transporter periplasmic adaptor subunit — MIFFKFLFVLCILFSCKEEKKKTNIKENSALVVNNIPKKVKYNSINFGNFELELKTTGRVYAKKKVDVKFVLNEKIASINVINGQNIKRGQILASQNNTVYRNKVIKAKEQLERAKIDVEDILIGFNLSLKDSLKIPKTTLDMAKNRGNYNTSISNLRDANIELASTTLRAPINGVIANLEAEKYSYPDLTKPFCTIIDDSVFDVEFNVLEENFMFLKKGQALEINNTFSEIKFNGEIIEINPIVDENGLIKVKGAFKNIGKRILDGMNVNITIKKIIPNKLFVIKKSIVLRDNKKVVFTVKDGKAIWNYVETSLENSDYIVIERGLKKNDKIIYSGNINLAHNSSIIEE, encoded by the coding sequence ATGATTTTCTTTAAATTCCTATTTGTCTTATGTATTCTTTTTTCATGTAAGGAAGAAAAAAAGAAAACAAATATTAAAGAAAACAGTGCATTAGTAGTTAATAATATTCCTAAAAAAGTTAAATATAATTCAATAAATTTTGGAAACTTCGAACTAGAATTAAAAACGACAGGAAGGGTTTATGCCAAAAAAAAAGTAGACGTAAAATTTGTTTTAAATGAAAAAATAGCTTCTATAAATGTAATCAACGGACAAAATATAAAAAGAGGCCAGATATTGGCTAGCCAAAATAATACCGTTTATAGAAACAAAGTTATTAAAGCAAAAGAGCAATTGGAAAGAGCAAAGATTGATGTAGAAGATATATTAATAGGTTTTAACCTAAGTTTGAAAGATTCTTTAAAGATTCCCAAAACTACGCTAGATATGGCGAAAAATAGAGGGAATTATAATACCTCTATTTCAAATTTAAGAGATGCAAATATTGAATTAGCTTCAACTACTTTAAGAGCCCCAATAAATGGTGTAATTGCTAATTTAGAAGCTGAGAAGTATAGCTATCCTGATTTAACTAAACCGTTTTGTACGATTATAGATGATTCTGTTTTTGATGTAGAGTTTAACGTATTAGAAGAAAATTTCATGTTTTTAAAAAAAGGACAAGCACTAGAAATAAATAATACTTTTTCTGAAATTAAATTCAATGGAGAAATTATAGAGATAAACCCTATAGTGGATGAAAATGGATTAATTAAAGTTAAAGGGGCTTTTAAAAATATTGGTAAAAGAATATTAGACGGTATGAATGTAAATATTACCATAAAAAAAATAATCCCAAACAAATTATTTGTTATTAAAAAAAGTATTGTGTTGCGAGATAATAAAAAAGTGGTATTTACTGTTAAAGATGGAAAAGCTATTTGGAATTATGTAGAAACTTCTTTAGAAAATTCTGATTACATTGTCATAGAAAGAGGTCTGAAAAAAAATGATAAAATAATATATTCGGGAAACATCAATTTGGCCCATAATTCTTCTATAATCGAAGAATAA